caggattctttgcggcttttacagagccagactaacacggctacctctgaTACTTGAGCTATCAATGTAATGTGGCCgtgaaaaagctaatgtggtcttgggatgcatcaggcaaggtatttccagtagagataaggaggtggtagtacattatacaaggcactggtgagactcatctggaatactgtgtgcagttctggtctccatgtttaagaaggatgaattcaaactggaacaggtacacaGACAGGCTACTGGGATGATCcgaaatggaaaacctgtcatttGAAGGAGACCAAAGAGCTCGGCTTGCCTAGTctaatcaaaagaaggctgaggggagatatgattgctcttctATAAATTTATCAGAGAATCAATAccaggagggagagaattatttaagcttagtacaatgtggacacaagaacaaatggaataAACTGACCTCAgtagtttagacttgaattagacgaggtttctaatcatcagaggagtgaagttctggaacagccttcaggGGGTAgcgggggcaaaagacatatcttatcaagcttagtctgaaGCCAGTTTATGGAGGGGGATGGTAtaatggatagcctaattttggcaaaaTATGGTCTTTGATAACTCGgtgtaaatatgcccagtggcttgtgaggtgttagatgggatgggattgagacttacagagaattctttcctgggtgctgggtggtgagtcttgccacatgctcaggtttagctcaGAGgtcgcaacctttcagaagtgctgcgcgaagtcttcatttattcactccaatttaagttTGCGTGCAGTAAtgcttttaacattttagaaggtctctttctataagtcttataatatataactaaattattgttggtatgtaaagtaaataagaatttttaaaatgtttaagaagcttcatttaaaattaaataaatgcagAGCGCCCCGGACGATGACAGACAGGCAGGTTGTGGCAGGGCATGAGTGGGGACGcgagttttatttttcttatattttattaTGCCTGGGGTTTATGACTTTAGCATGCTGTCTTTTTTATACTATGTGATTTCGTTCtctttatttttagctttttttctGGTGGTTAGTGCTATATCATTTGGATCTTTTATTAGTTTTTATTGTCGCTATTCTCGAATTTCGCTTTTttcattgattttcttttttatgatCTTGCCATGAAAATGAGTCGCATGCCACGTTCGGCGCACGTGTCAAGGTTGCCTACACCGTTTAGTGATTCACCACCatatttgggggtgggaaggaattttccttcaggcagattggcagaaagCCACTTGGGGGGGTTCACCTTTTTCTGCAGcatgggcacgggtcacttgctgaagaGTCTCTGCAACTTGAGtctttttaaaccatgatttgaggacttcaatgtcTCATGTAAACCTGGAGTATAGTAATATAGGATGAAATTATTTATaggaaaagtgcaagtcatgcatttagggttaATAAACAAAACTATTGTTCATAACTGTGGAGGCATCAGTTGGAGTACGGAGGGGAGAGGACCTCGAGTATTGATTGATTACAGGATGACTGAGCTACAGCAGACATGTATCTGACAAGTGGGGATTTACCACGAAAGtcatgctccaaaagtctgttagtcaTATAGTGCCAACAGGATTCTTTGCGGCTTTTTACagaccagactaacacggctacctctgaTACTTGAGCTTATCAATGTAATGTGGCCGTGACAAAGCTAATGTGGTCTGGGATGCATCAGCAAGTATTTCCGAGTAAGATAAGAGGTGGTTAGTACATTATACAAGGCAACTGGTgagactcatctggaatacttGCTGTGCATGTTTCTggctccatgtttaagaaggatgaattcaaactggcaaCAGGTACATCAGACAGGCTACTGGGATGATCcgaaatggaaaacctgtcatttGCAAGGAACCAATAGAGCTCGGCTTGCTAGTCTAAATCAAAAGAaggtgagggagatatgattgctctatCGTATAAATTTATCAGACGAATACAATACCAGCAGGGAGagaattattaagcttagtacaatgtggacacaagaacaaatggatataaactgacctcAGTAAATTTTGACTTGAATTAGACGAGGTTTCTAATAtcagagagtgaagttctggaacagcccttCCAGCAGGTGGTACCCGCCGGGGgcgggcaaaagacatatcttatcaagcttagtcttgaagcatTTAATGGAGGGGGATGGTATAATGgagagcctaattttggcaaaaTATGCGTCTCTTGATATACTCGGTGGATAATGATCTCCAGTGGCTTGTGAGGTGTTGACATAGGGATGGGATCTGagatacagagaattctttctggggcTGAGGTGGTGAGTCCTGCCACATGCTCGGGTTTAGCTCAAGGTCTGCAACCTTCCGAAGTGCTGCGCGAAGTCTTCATTTTTCACTCATACATTGCCCTAACTAACATTTTAGTTCTTCATAGTCTTAAAATAATTGGGTAGTACAGtatagtttttaatgttttaaggTCATTTAAATAGAAATGCGCCACGTGCAAAGCTTGCAGTATGGcgcattatttttatatttaaattatactGTTAATGATTAGCATGCTGTTTTTATGTAACTATGTAATTCGCCTTATTTTTAGTTTTCTGGTGTTAAGTGATTCATTTGATTTAATTAAATATGCGAGCTCTCCGACATTGCTTTCAGATCTTTATCGCATCGTGTGCCATGAAAAtgagctcgcatgccaccttcggcgCACAGTGTCAAGGTTTGCCTACACCGTGGTTAGCTATCACCACCATAtttgggggttgggaaggaattttcaacTTACAGGCAGAATATGGCAGAAAGCACTGGGGGGGTTTTCACACATTTTTCTGCAGCATGGGCACGGTCACTTCTGAAGAGTCTCTGCAACTTGAGtctttttaaaccatgatttgaggacttcaagtCTCGAAGAcacaggtttgttacaggagtgggtgggtgagattctgtggcctgcattgtgcaggaggtcagactagatgatcataatggtcccttctgaccttaatgtctatgattctatgacagaggacaggacaagagacaatgggttcaaactacagcacagcagatttagactaaatctcaggaaaaacgtcctagctgtaagaacagtaggacaatgccACAGACGCCTCGGggggttgtggaagctccttcactggaggttttcaaaagggggCCGGATAACCCCCTGCCTTGACTTGAATGGCTTAGTcacaacaaattctgcatctgggcagggggttagaccagatcagtggttctcaaccaggggtccagggccacgagcaggtttcagggggtctgccaagctgGGCCCGTGTTACACTCGCTGAGTTCTAGGGTAGAAAGCTAAAGTCCCACCAcatagggctgaagcccagggccctgagtcctgccacccggggctgaagctgaagcctcagcaacttagctttgccaggccccctgtggtgtggggcccagggcagctgccctgcttgctgccccttAATGCTGGCCTGGctcttatatgcagaaaaacaggtGGTGTGACACAGCTGGcacatggagtttttatagcatattggggggtggaggggctcagaaagaaaaaggttgagaacccctggacgagctgacccttgcggtcccttctagccctgtggttctatgattctatgtagcaTAGATAGACTAAAGAGGCCTCACAAAGCATAGCTCATagattcagagattttaaggTTATGGGGACCATTAAATCATCTGGTTTGATCTCCTGAAGAACACGGGCCACAGGATTCATCATGACGAAGGCTGCTCAGCATGTGGAAGTTTACCAGCACAATCATAAACCAGTATAATTACAGCagtagttatactggtataaccccCGGTATAATTCTGGAATAAGAtcgtccacacagggagttatgttataccagtataaataaATCCCCCtctgcagacaagccctaaagcAGAGGCCCCAGCGTGTGAGGTTGTGCTTGGATCCAGGTGTGCCTGCTGGGAGGGACAGTCTCTGGGGGCTGCCCCTCTATAATAAAGGTGAGGGAGCCTGCATTCTGCTCTACTTTGTGTAAATGCAGTGCCAAAGTACGAAAGAGGATGTTATAAAgcggagggtgataaattgttctccttatccattgaggacaggacaagaagcaatgggcttaaattgcagcacaggaggtttaggttggacattaagaaaagcttcctgtcagagtggttaagcactgggacaAATGGTCTAGGGAGGCTGTAAAATATCTGTCattggaggtgtttaagaacatgttagacaaatacctgtcaggaatggacTAGTTATTATGCagtcctgccttagtgcaggggactggactagatgacttcttgaggtcccttgcagtcctatgattctagtTCATCTGCTGCTAATTCACCCACCATTCCTAAGGGGGCTTGGAGACTACTCCTAGATTCATCAATTCCAAGGCTAGAAGAGACCATCCAGTCTGACTTCCTCCATCACACAGGCCGTAGACCTTCCCCACAATAATCCCGAGAGCAGATTGCTTAGAAGataatccagtcttgatttaaaaatggtcaatgaTGGAGAACCCATCacaaccttggtaaattgttccaaggtGTAATTACCCACTAGTAAAAATATACAGCttaattttccaatttgtctaccttcaacttccagccatttctcctgttagacctttgtctgctagactgaagagctgtTCCTCACATAGgactaatccccccccccccgtcaccccttaatagactgagctccttgagcctatcactttaaggcaggttttctaaccctttctGTTCCTGCCCCCTCTGAAACCATGGGAGCAGGCTCAGGTCATTAGACTGCCATGCTCCGAATACCAGATGCTGGCGTGTTTCTGGGTCTTAAAAAAGTGATCCTGCCAGGTGCAGGACATCAGTGCAACTGAGGGTGCTCAGGACCTGGCAGGATTAGACCCAAGATGAGGTGAGCATGTtattcccctccagcccagctccagccccagccccagccccagccccagctcagcccagctGTCTGTCTGGGAGAAGGTGACTCACCTGCTCTCAGCCTTGTCTTTATGATGATGTGTTGAGACACAAAGCGagtgcagtgggggaagggcaagGAGAGGCCCCAGCAGATAGAGCCTCCTGCCTGGCAAGGAGCAGGACCAGGTGACTGAGCAGCGGAGGCTGCAGCCCCAGCGCTGTACTACAGGATTTGAAAAGCACAACGGCAGGGACTTGGGCAGCCGCACAAACATCATCACCCCGGCACCCTCCAGATCTGCTGAGCCAGgtatcccagcccagcccagtcctgcatgtctgtgtgggaggaggagacTCACTGTATCCCAGTGCAGATCTGCTAAGCCAGGTATCCCAGTGCAGCCCAGCCTAGCCCTGCATGtctgtgtgggaggaggtgtcgCTTGTATCCCAGTCAGGCCCAGCCTAGCCCGCAGtctgtgtgggaggaggagacTCCTGTACCCAGTCGCAAGCGCCAGCCTAGCCCTGCATGTCGCCTGTCGCATGACGACACTCGCCATGTGTCCAGTGCAGGACGATGTCACACGATGACAGGCTCAACGACGGAGGGAGCTTATCTCCTTCGCCTAGACTCCAGAGAGCCAGGCCATGCAATGTCTGTGTGGGCAGGGCTAAGAGACTGACAAAAACTACTTACATCAAGAGAAGTAAATAGACCCCAAATAGAAGCACTCAGCCCACCTAAAACGCCATGATGCATCATAGAGAGAGGATCACGCTGCTCGAGTATCCCGTGCACGCCGCAGTCTTACGCACTGCATCGATGCTACATGTGCGAGCGAGGAGCACGCTGGTCGTCGTGTCACCGCAGCTAGTGCGGACTGACGGCAGCACTCGCTACGCTCTCAGCTGAATTCGTCGCTGTAGGAGGACTGGAGAACGACGCAACGGCACGTTCCATACCCTCAGCTGAACAGCAAGCTACCAGAGGACTCAGGGCTGCTTAATGGCGAGGGCGAGGACCACACGAAGTGCGACTTAGCAGGCGCAGTTTAGCCGCGTACGGCAGGCCGCCACAATGGCATGCGCACGCGATAATCCGCCAAGGCAGGACAGGATCATCGGTAAGGGTTCGGAGCCTCCCAAAAGTGAAAGGCCggggcccctgccctgagcccctccccttccctcatggCTGCCCCCCATTGCCCCAGAGACTCACCCCCAGCCAAGCCAAAAGTAGAGCCTgtccccccacatcccaactgtgtggggtggggctgataACAGCCCCTGCCCAATGTCCCTGCCCCGAGTCTCCCGCccagcatggggtggggggagaccaGGCTCATCACAGCTGCCTGCACGGCTCTCCCTGACCCGCTTGGGCagtcctagggttgccaggtgttttTTACCAGAAACGCGGTCAAAAAGGATCCTGGTGGCTCttgtcagcactgctgactgggctgttaaaagtgtgatggcagggctggcaggcccCTCCTACCAGCTCCGCGTAGCTCCCTGGAAGTGGTCGACTAtcctcagctcctaggtgggcgGACGGCCATGGGTTTGCATGCTGTCCACACCCCAAgcacagctctgcagctcccattgccgcCGGAACCAGGCAATGGAACTGTGGGCGGCTGCGGGCAAAGGCAATGAGTGCACatcacagagctgcctggccgcgcTCTGCTAGAAGTGGGAGGAACATGTTGCCACTTCCGGGAGCCCCCCGGGTTAAATGCTGCCTGGCCCACACCCCAACgcttgccccagccttgatccctctcctgcaccaAATCCCTCATGAAGCCCACATCCCCTCTGACACCTCACCTCTTGCCCCAGGCCTgaggccccctcctgcacccaaaccctcttctgtcccaccccagagcctgcacccgcagCGGAggcctcaccctctcctgcacccaattCTGAGGCAGCCTGGTTGAAAATGaacgagtgagtgagggtgggggaagtcaGCGACGGGATGGGGatagagtgagtggggcagggacgcgaaggtgtgggcagggcagggggcaggcaagGGTGCTTGGTTTTTGGCATATTAGAAATTTGGCACCCTAGCGGggctcagagctgcagcccagcctAGGAGCCACACAGGCAGCTGTGAAAGCGCAGAGATGAATCCACTGCCGCGTgtggggacacccagagcagcCCTGACCTGTGTCTCTGCCCCATGCTAGCCTAGGGCAAGTGgaggctctgtgtggctcccacaACTGTCAGGGCTCCAtctggcctggctggggagtggggctcagcgcagaggagggaaggggcagcgtCTGCTTCGGCCAGCCATCCACTttcaagaagtgtgtgtgtgtgtgtgaggggcggGGCTATGGCCtgagttccctgtaagctgcatggctAACAGCAGCCTATAGCACTGTGCAGAGCCCAGGGAACCTGCCCGGACAGGACCTGCGGGAGGGGGCGGTGCCTATTGGCGGCCCGCCTGGGagctctgcagggagagaggctgggggggaGTCTCTGTCCCCACTGTAGTCCCAGGGCAGCCGCACCCAACCCCTCAtctaccccaccccagagcccacacctcaaccctctgccccagcctgagcccctcattcctggcccaccccagagcctacacacCCAGTGGAGCCTCACCCCGCTGCGCCAAGAACTCTctgccaagccctgagccccctcccacacgcgAACCCCGTGGCCCTACCCCACCACATGCATTTTTGTATGCGAATATGAAGATGTgttgacacatcacctccatattggagCACATAAAATCCATTCTAACACATGTGGGAAAATTAGAGGAAACTGGCTctggccccatcccctccccccccccccgattccGGCACCACTGTTCATCAGCCGTGGTGAGAGGTAGAGAGAGCCCAGCCAGAAGGGACCCAGGATCCTCTGTCTCAGTCGAGGATTGCAGCAATGGGGGAGTCTACACCAACGGGATGGCTGGGCTATGAATGGGCTCCTGCACACTGGGAGTGGGGCCAAGCTCCCTCCTGTGCCCCTTGCCTCCTCATGCATCAGAGCTGAGTACTTGTCTGGTTTGCTAATCTTCCCGCCACTGGGCCCAAATCAACCATTCATCCCCCAGTGCATTCTGgactgccctgagccagggcagggaaCTGTTTGGGAGAGATGAGATGTCTCCTGCATGTACATCTGGATCTGCACCAAGTCGAACCCAGCGCttccagagctgggtggggaaagTGCATCCTCAgggccacatgcagcccctgCCTTCATCTTGGGGAGCCCAGTGGCCAGGAGCCTAGTCACAAGTGGGCCTGGGGGGAACCTCAAGTGTTGGACATGTTCTGCGCCAAATTACACTTCTGGTTTGGAAGGGGAAGAAGCCTGCAGAGAGGCTGCCCGGCACCAGCCCCAGCCGAGTCAGGAAGCCCACTTGAACAGCTGGATCTTCTGCATCAGGTTGGAGGAGGGTCAGATGGAAGCCAGGCGGTAGCTGTGGATGGGTGGTGGCCTGTGAATgcacctgcctcctccctgccagccCTGTGGCCGTGCTGCCCTGGTCCCCACTGGGTACTACCCTGGGACCAAGGCAGAGGTCTCATGccttgccctgtccctgctccatcCGCAATGTGCTGGGAGCCTGAGGCTTCCTGCTCACCAGCCACCCTCAGCACAGAGCCATTCCAACCTCTGGGCCAgcttctccctgccctgctgtgtcCTGGCAGCAGGGTGGGTGAGCACTGCAGAGGAGAGATGGCTCAGGATGGATGGGATGGAGGGAGCCAATCGGGACCTACTGCAGGCTACAGCTGGGAGAACCCCAGGAGCCAGTGCCCAGTGGGACTAGCTGGGGTACATCTAACTTGTGCAGGCAGAGTCCAGTCTGagctcagccccttccccagcatgcagGGAGCCCCCTCCCCCGGGAGCTGGCCTGCCGGCCCTGGAAGGTGGTACTGCTGGGCGCCAGAGGAAGCTGCGTGGCCACTACAGGGCTACTGCCTAGGAAGGCCTATAAAAAAGGGAATGTGGACAtgagcccagctccctccctggcccagTGCTGCTGGGGGAGACAGGCTGATCCTGGCTGAGGTCCCACTGCTCAGCCTATACTGATTGTTTGTTTGGCTTCCCTCACAGGTTTGGAAGAAGTTCATGTAGATGAGAAAACCATCAGCCCCCTGCTGACCCTGTCCGAAGACAAGAAAACCTTGGCGTTCAGCCCCAAGAAGACAAAGCCCTATCCAGACTGCCCAGAGCGCTTCGATCACTGGCCCAACGCCTTGGGCACTAAGGCCTTCCACAAAGGGACCCACGCCTGGAGGATCCGCGTGGACAAAAGCTGCGCATACAAATTGGGCATTTCTTATGGCTCCTTGCAGCGCAAAGGGCCTGGCAACGCAGCCCGGCTGGGCTACAACCCCTTCTCCTGGGTGTTCTCGCGCTATGACAAGGAGTTCCGCTTCTCGCACAACAGCTGTCATCAGGCGGTGGAGCTAGTCAAGTGCCCTGCGCAGGTAGGCGTGCTGGTTGACTTGGATGGGGGGGAAGTGCTGTTCTACGATCCTACTTCCTGTGTCATCCTCCACTCGCACCGTGAAACCTTTACTGCACCCATCTACCCCGTGTTTGCCGTGGCTGACCAGAGCATCTCCCTCGTTCAGTAAACGAGGCCTGGCACAGGGGCAGCAGCTCACCCACCAGCTCTGTGCGGAAAAGGGGGAGCtttctgcagacacacacaatttGGCACGCCACCTACAGGATCTTCAGTCACTGCAAGCACTCCAGgatggggctggcagcccgaATGCACTGACACCTATGTCcagggtcccaggggggccacACTGAGACTGCTcagtcagggcaaactgcaaTGAATGGGGCAGACTATCCCCCAAGCTTGGAGGTTATTTCTAATAATTAGATCATCaatccagcaacaaaacagcttctataatatcTTCCTGGTTACTCAGAAGCCACAAACacatccagccctgggctcttgcCCAGACAGCCCAGTCAAAGATAATGAGGATTACGGGCATGGGGGTAACTTAGGGGGCAGCTGCAGAATTcacggaggtcccagaaagtcatggaagccgtgacttctgtgacctccatgaaagACTTGCAGCCTTAGTTATAATACAGTGTCCAATATCAGGGTGAGCCAGACTGGAGCTGGAGACCTCAGGCCTGTgatcaaacttcccctgatgaagcttaagcggATCTGAGATAAAAGGATCAGGGTTCAAGAATGCTTGTTATAGAtccttagtatcagaggggtagccgtgttagtctggatctgtaaaagcagcagagaatcctgtggcaccttatagactaac
This genomic window from Chelonoidis abingdonii isolate Lonesome George chromosome 24, CheloAbing_2.0, whole genome shotgun sequence contains:
- the BSPRY gene encoding B box and SPRY domain-containing protein; this translates as MTVALSAQNKIVDQCEKLQLQSAAITKYMAEVLPGKNQSALSAASWAREVVIQRLIFVRNVCENEEQRLLEKVHTEEERTHQSILTQRAHWTESLQKLAALRTYLVDMITNLDDHGLVHAEQEIFERTEAAEGILKPQESEKLNFNQKCVQSPLLHQLWASAVLSCATGLEEVHVDEKTISPLLTLSEDKKTLAFSPKKTKPYPDCPERFDHWPNALGTKAFHKGTHAWRIRVDKSCAYKLGISYGSLQRKGPGNAARLGYNPFSWVFSRYDKEFRFSHNSCHQAVELVKCPAQVGVLVDLDGGEVLFYDPTSCVILHSHRETFTAPIYPVFAVADQSISLVQ